From a single Apium graveolens cultivar Ventura chromosome 2, ASM990537v1, whole genome shotgun sequence genomic region:
- the LOC141691199 gene encoding ubiquitin-like-specific protease ESD4 produces the protein MKEEKWSITKSLSMTKKNAIYSDWGWCFGMEPRIPGGLTVQDYHVHASAMQSLAPGTWVDDRIIYTYMGLLRSREEEIHTGGIWERKLVYYFMDPYFMRAWNKALRSFTSFATATVGPSVLEVDYIFILCYVRDVHWVLFMFGTRRFEGLIIDSMNDEPDYHEDIRVMPVEGRDPTSAEVLALPSRPKQRNSNDCGVYVMKYMDYFTQGYDLAEVPNWSQEEVDTFRYWIARELHQGKARGIPGIRMRRRHEAS, from the exons ATGAAAGAAGAGAAGTGGAGTATCACTAAGAGTCTCAGCATGACAAAGAAGAATGCTATATATTCAGATTGGGGATGGTGCTTTGGGATGGAGCCGAGAATTCCCGGTGGTCTTACTGTTCAAGATTATCACGTTCATGCATCAGCTATGCAGAGTCTGGCTCCAGGAACATGGGTTGATGACAGGATCATATACACTTATATG GGATTGCTAAGGAGTCGGGAGGAGGAGATTCACACTGGAGGTATATGGGAGAGGAAACTCGTCTATTACTTTATGGATCCCTACTTCATG AGGGCATGGAATAAAGCATTACGTAGTTTTACTAGTTTTGCCACTGCTACTGTTGGTCCATCTGTTCTCGAGGTGGACTACATATTCATCCTCTGTTATGTCAGAGATGTGCATTGGGTTTTGTTCATGTTCGGTACTAGACGATTTGAAGGTCTTATCATAGATTCAATGAATGACGAGCCGGATTATCATGAGGATATACGAGTGATG CCAGTCGAGGGGCGTGACCCTACTTCAGCCGAGGTCCTAGCTCTACCGTCCAGACCAAAGCAACGAAACTCCAATGATTGCGGTGTTTATGTGATGAAATATATGGACTACTTCACACAAGGATATGACTTAGCTGAGGTACCGAATTGGTCGCAAGAGGAGGTAGATACCTTTAGGTATTGGATAGCCAGGGAGCTTCATCAAGGGAAGGCAAGGGGGATTCCCGGGATTCGTATGCGTAGACGTCACGAAGCTTCGTAG